One region of Drosophila subobscura isolate 14011-0131.10 chromosome J, UCBerk_Dsub_1.0, whole genome shotgun sequence genomic DNA includes:
- the LOC117893768 gene encoding rhythmically expressed gene 2 protein, giving the protein MRSLNRFRLITFDVTNTLLQFRTSPGKQYGEIGALFGARCDNNELAKNFKANWYKMNRDYPNFGRDTKPQLEWQQWWRQLIAGTFSESGAAIPDEKLTNFSNHLLELYKTSICWQPCNGSVELLQQLRKELKPDKCKLGVIANFDPRLPVLLQNTKLDQYLDFALTSYEAQAEKPGPVIFQRAMEASGLQNLKPEECLHVGDGPTTDYLAAKEVGWHAALVHEKSYSYLVKKYGEDIDRDHVFPSLYDFHKKISDGAVVW; this is encoded by the exons ATGCGCAGCTTGAATCGCTTTCGTCTCATCACCTTCGACGTGACCAAcacgctgctgcagtttcGCACGAGTCCCGGCAAGCAGTATGGCGAGATTGGGGCGCTGTTCGGCGCACGCTGTGATAACAATGAGCTGGCCAAGAACTTCAAGGCCAATTG GTACAAAATGAACCGGGATTATCCAAACTTTGGACGGGACACAAAACCCCAGCTGGAGTGGCAGCAATGGTGGCGTCAGCTGATAGCAG GCACCTTCTCGGAGAGCGGAGCTGCCATCCCAGACGAGAAGCTCACGAACTTCTCCAACCATCTGCTGGAGCTGTACAAGACATCCATTTGCTGGCAGCCCTGCAATGGCagcgtggagctgctgcagcagctgcgcaaaGAGCTCAAACCGGACAAGTGCAAGCTGGGTGTCATAGCAAACTTTGATCCCCGTCtgccggtgctgctgcagaacaCCAAGCTGGACCAGTACTTGGACTTTGCGCTCACCTCGTACGAGGCGCAGGCGGAGAAGCCGGGCCCAGTGATATTTCAGCGCGCCATGGAAGCGTCGGGCCTGCAGAACCTCAAGCCCGAGGAGTGCCTGCATGTGGGCGATGGCCCGACGACAGATTATCTAGCAGCCAAGGAGGTGGGCTGGCACGCGGCGCTGGTGCACGAGAAGAGCTACTCGTACTTGGTGAAGAAGTACGGCGAGGATATCGACCGTGATCATGTCTTTCCGAGCCTGTACGACTTCCACAAAAAGATCTCAGACGGTGCTGTGGTCTGGTGA
- the LOC117893761 gene encoding tyrosine-protein phosphatase non-receptor type 61F isoform X2: MSEQKTSGSPSPTSTKDNAAARQKIETEYNNKKTGSGWHRFYKEISEKCDRGAKEQQFSTLESERSQNRGLNRYRDVNPYDHSRIVLKRGSVDYINANLVKLERADRQYILTQGPLEDTVGHFWLMVWEQKSSAILMLNKLMEKKQIKCHLYWPNQLGADKALKLPNVQLTVELVRCETYQNFVRRWFKLTDLETQKSREVMQFHYITWPDFGIPSSPDAFLKFLQQVRDSGCLSNDVGPAVVHCSAGIGRSGTFCLVDCCLVLVDKLGECNVSQVLCELRSYRMGLIQTSDQLDFSYQAIIEGIKKLNDPTFLDAKEPIIGNETDTHAQDEVPPPLPPRTHSLNLPLAPNAGGVLSLNMRAAQSNGEEVSAENIGDKPSVLSSKDALNNFINQHEIINAEVADSLRPLPPLPTRPLRSFQESDSDEDLDDDDDDDEDDYDDEENDDDFEADYENIKLPDVEPVNGNVSTTTPQDDDVNANSEKPAPAEQHKANGIDTVGQSQTQTPASPENELKRRKRNEQQAQLQKQINNMKRKLRESEDGQKASKKGRRDNHRSHKLCKKK; encoded by the exons ATGAGTGAGCAGAAAACAAGTGGGTCGCCGTCCCCAACGAGCACAAAGGATAACGCGGCCGCCAGGCAAAAGATTGAAACGGAATATAACAATAAAAAGACTGGATCGGGCTGGCATCGCTTCTACAag GAAATCTCTGAGAAATGCGATCGCGGGGCCAAAGAGCAACAATTCAGCACGCTGGAATCGGAGCGTTCACAGAATCGTGGCCTGAATCGCTATAGGGATGTGAATCCCTACGATCATTCGAGAATTGTCCTGAAGCGCGGCAGCGTGGACTACATCAATGCCAATCTGGTGAAG CTGGAGCGCGCCGATCGTCAGTACATACTGACCCAGGGACCCTTGGAGGACACTGTCGGCCACTTCTGGCTGATGGTCTGGGAGCAAAAATCGAGCGCCATTCTCATGCTCAACAAGCTGATGGagaaaaagcaaatcaaatgtcATCTGTATTGGCCCAATCAGCTCGGAGCGGATAAGGCCTTGAAGCTGCCCAACGTGCAGCTCACCGTGGAGCTTGTGCGCTGTGAGACGTACCAGAACTTTGTGCGGCGGTGGTTCAA ATTAACCGATCTCGAAACGCAAAAGAGCCGCGAGGTGATGCAGTTCCACTACATCACATGGCCAGATTTTGGCATTCCCAGTTCGCCCGATGCATTCCTGAAATTCTTGCAGCAAGTACGTGACTCTGGCTGCCTCAGCAACGATGTCGGTCCGGCCGTGGTGCACTGCAGCGCCGGCATTGGTCGCTCGGGCACTTTCTGCCTGGTCGACTGCTGCCTTGTGCTCGTGGACAAGCTCGGCGAGTGCAATGTGTCGCAGGTGCTGTGCGAGCTGCGCAGCTATCGCATGGGACTCATACAGACATCCGACCAGCTGGACTTTTCCTATCAGGCCATCATCGAGGGCATCAAGAAGCTGAACGATCCC ACCTTTCTCGACGCTAAGGAACCAATCATTGGCAATGAGACAGATACACATGCACAGGATGAAGTGCCGCCACCGTTGCCGCCTCGCACACATTCGCTGAACTTGCCGCTGGCCCCCAATGCGGGCGGCGTGCTCTCGCTGAATATGCGTGCCGCCCAGTCCAATGGCGAGGAGGTGTCTGCTGAAAACATTGGCGACAAGCCCTCGGTGCTGAGCAGCAAGGATGCTCTGAATAATTTCATCAATCAGCACGAGATCATCAACGCTGAGGTGGCCGACAGTCTGCGTCCCTTGCCGCCGTTGCCGACGAGGCCTCTAAGGTCGTTTCAGGAGTCGGACAGCGATGAGGAtctggatgatgatgacgatgatgacgaagACGATTATGATGACGAGGAGAACGACGACGATTTCGAAGCGGATTATGAGAACATTAAATTGCCCGATGTGGAGCCCGTCAATGGCAATGTATCGACGACGACGCCCCAAGATGATGATGTGAATGCCAACAGCGAGAAGCCAGCGCCAGCCGAACAGCACAAGGCCAATGGCATTGACACAGTGGGTCAGTCGCAGACGCAGACACCAGCGAG TCCCGAGAACGAGCTGAAGCGACGAAAACGCAACGAACAGCAGGCCCAGCTGCAGAAGCAAATCAACAATATGAAACGGAAGCTGCGGGAGAGCGAGGATGGGCAGAAGGCGTCAAAAAAAGGAAG ACGCGATAACCACAGAAGCCACAAATTgtgcaagaaaaagtaa
- the LOC117893761 gene encoding tyrosine-protein phosphatase non-receptor type 61F isoform X1, whose protein sequence is MSEQKTSGSPSPTSTKDNAAARQKIETEYNNKKTGSGWHRFYKEISEKCDRGAKEQQFSTLESERSQNRGLNRYRDVNPYDHSRIVLKRGSVDYINANLVKLERADRQYILTQGPLEDTVGHFWLMVWEQKSSAILMLNKLMEKKQIKCHLYWPNQLGADKALKLPNVQLTVELVRCETYQNFVRRWFKLTDLETQKSREVMQFHYITWPDFGIPSSPDAFLKFLQQVRDSGCLSNDVGPAVVHCSAGIGRSGTFCLVDCCLVLVDKLGECNVSQVLCELRSYRMGLIQTSDQLDFSYQAIIEGIKKLNDPTFLDAKEPIIGNETDTHAQDEVPPPLPPRTHSLNLPLAPNAGGVLSLNMRAAQSNGEEVSAENIGDKPSVLSSKDALNNFINQHEIINAEVADSLRPLPPLPTRPLRSFQESDSDEDLDDDDDDDEDDYDDEENDDDFEADYENIKLPDVEPVNGNVSTTTPQDDDVNANSEKPAPAEQHKANGIDTVGQSQTQTPASPENELKRRKRNEQQAQLQKQINNMKRKLRESEDGQKASKKGRSLLTYIAAGVVVGVICAYAYTKLG, encoded by the exons ATGAGTGAGCAGAAAACAAGTGGGTCGCCGTCCCCAACGAGCACAAAGGATAACGCGGCCGCCAGGCAAAAGATTGAAACGGAATATAACAATAAAAAGACTGGATCGGGCTGGCATCGCTTCTACAag GAAATCTCTGAGAAATGCGATCGCGGGGCCAAAGAGCAACAATTCAGCACGCTGGAATCGGAGCGTTCACAGAATCGTGGCCTGAATCGCTATAGGGATGTGAATCCCTACGATCATTCGAGAATTGTCCTGAAGCGCGGCAGCGTGGACTACATCAATGCCAATCTGGTGAAG CTGGAGCGCGCCGATCGTCAGTACATACTGACCCAGGGACCCTTGGAGGACACTGTCGGCCACTTCTGGCTGATGGTCTGGGAGCAAAAATCGAGCGCCATTCTCATGCTCAACAAGCTGATGGagaaaaagcaaatcaaatgtcATCTGTATTGGCCCAATCAGCTCGGAGCGGATAAGGCCTTGAAGCTGCCCAACGTGCAGCTCACCGTGGAGCTTGTGCGCTGTGAGACGTACCAGAACTTTGTGCGGCGGTGGTTCAA ATTAACCGATCTCGAAACGCAAAAGAGCCGCGAGGTGATGCAGTTCCACTACATCACATGGCCAGATTTTGGCATTCCCAGTTCGCCCGATGCATTCCTGAAATTCTTGCAGCAAGTACGTGACTCTGGCTGCCTCAGCAACGATGTCGGTCCGGCCGTGGTGCACTGCAGCGCCGGCATTGGTCGCTCGGGCACTTTCTGCCTGGTCGACTGCTGCCTTGTGCTCGTGGACAAGCTCGGCGAGTGCAATGTGTCGCAGGTGCTGTGCGAGCTGCGCAGCTATCGCATGGGACTCATACAGACATCCGACCAGCTGGACTTTTCCTATCAGGCCATCATCGAGGGCATCAAGAAGCTGAACGATCCC ACCTTTCTCGACGCTAAGGAACCAATCATTGGCAATGAGACAGATACACATGCACAGGATGAAGTGCCGCCACCGTTGCCGCCTCGCACACATTCGCTGAACTTGCCGCTGGCCCCCAATGCGGGCGGCGTGCTCTCGCTGAATATGCGTGCCGCCCAGTCCAATGGCGAGGAGGTGTCTGCTGAAAACATTGGCGACAAGCCCTCGGTGCTGAGCAGCAAGGATGCTCTGAATAATTTCATCAATCAGCACGAGATCATCAACGCTGAGGTGGCCGACAGTCTGCGTCCCTTGCCGCCGTTGCCGACGAGGCCTCTAAGGTCGTTTCAGGAGTCGGACAGCGATGAGGAtctggatgatgatgacgatgatgacgaagACGATTATGATGACGAGGAGAACGACGACGATTTCGAAGCGGATTATGAGAACATTAAATTGCCCGATGTGGAGCCCGTCAATGGCAATGTATCGACGACGACGCCCCAAGATGATGATGTGAATGCCAACAGCGAGAAGCCAGCGCCAGCCGAACAGCACAAGGCCAATGGCATTGACACAGTGGGTCAGTCGCAGACGCAGACACCAGCGAG TCCCGAGAACGAGCTGAAGCGACGAAAACGCAACGAACAGCAGGCCCAGCTGCAGAAGCAAATCAACAATATGAAACGGAAGCTGCGGGAGAGCGAGGATGGGCAGAAGGCGTCAAAAAAAGGAAGGTCATTACTCACATATATTGCGGCTGGTGTTGTGGTGGGCGTGATCTGCGCCTACGCATACACGAAGCTAGGTTAA
- the LOC117893771 gene encoding uncharacterized protein LOC117893771 has product MLISRVFRLIHDKRLSVPVLRCFHHEFSKPPTEPTKEKETQVNRNPFQTLVGGVQNKYKVFRDDEAPEIFDVEEARHQEQQLPDESEEALDQYYGLNLKRGIRGVFDVEDLVELLRKENVDDIFVCYVPEDLKYVDHLVVCSGRSYRHMISTAEFVRRMFKIKRTKGDILPRIEGDKSRDWMAMDLGNIALHIFSPRAREEYDLESLWAIGPTYDRESQKPHNPYGDLFMAQAPPVVEQQEGKEETLK; this is encoded by the exons atgttGATCTCTCGCGTGTTTCGTTTAATTCACGACAAACGCCTCAGCGTGCCCGTTTTGAGGTGCTTCCACCACGAGTTCTCCAAACCCCCAACAGAACCGACCAAGGAAAAGGAAACGCAAGTCAACAGGAATCCCTTCCAGACACTTGTCGGCGGCgtgcaaaacaaatacaaagttTTCCGCGACGATGAGGCGCCCGAGATTTTCGATGTGGAAGAGGCACGCCACCAGGAACAGCAACTGCCAGATGAGTCGGAGGAAGCTCTTGATCAGTACTATGGCTTGAATCTGAAGC GTGGCATTCGCGGAGTCTTTGATGTCGAGGActtggtggagctgctgcgcaaAGAGAATGTGGATGATATATTCGTTTGCTACGTGCCCGAAGATCTCAAGTATGTGGACCATCTGGTGGTGTGCAGCGGCCGCAGCTATCGACACATGATATCCACGGCGGAGTTTGTGCGTCGCATGTTCAAGATTAAGCGCACCAAAGGTGACATTCTGCCCCGCATCGAGGGCGACAAGAGTCGCGACTGGATGGCCATGGATTTGG GCAACATTGCCTTGCATATATTTTCGCCAAGGGCCAGGGAGGAGTATGATCTGGAGTCGCTGTGGGCCATTGGCCCCACGTACGATCGCGAGAGCCAAAAGCCGCACAATCCCTACGGCGATTTGTTCATGGCGCAAGCCCCGCCAGTCgtcgagcagcaggaggggaaGGAGGAAACGTTGAAATAG